One region of Vigna angularis cultivar LongXiaoDou No.4 chromosome 10, ASM1680809v1, whole genome shotgun sequence genomic DNA includes:
- the LOC108335175 gene encoding uncharacterized protein LOC108335175, with amino-acid sequence MSSFTAIALDRLIEPGDSNPVDKSTRTSIPIPNSQKLERSNKAPANKSKALRPPLKPTLYSTPEVTPLPETPSSFPPSPYIINHKRRGPSLLIKSSSDSDVDIHNDENVNDKNFDAVFASSAGDLHVTFTNTELVKEDMVNGVYDGKLDSSNGGDPANCTRETESSILTDYLLKDKSLTLNLDRAREVEDFFDPPDSMSFASNTDGEENATDLSMKFSSPIGEYYDAWEEFSSTMSQNSIHDVDIEVELREMRLSMLIEIEKRKKAEESLNTMRSQWESIRQGLYQAGIILPAELTSVAKDEQLISDGVEDLCQQVYIARIISNTIGKGIARAEVEAEMEAQLEAKNFDIARLMERLRCYETMNREMSQRNQEVVEMTRRERQRRNKRQRWIWGSITTVIVLSTAALAWSYLPMDIGSSSTERDLTPEYDDAVKQFTT; translated from the exons ATGTCGAGTTTTACTGCCATAGCACTGGATAGGTTGATAGAGCCGGGAGATTCAAATCCGGTTGATAAATCTACTCGAACTTCCATTCCTATTCCGAACTCACAGAAGCTCGAGAGGAGTAATAAAGCACCTGCCAATAAAAGTAAGGCTCTTCGTCCTCCATTGAAGCCTACGCTTTATTCCACTCCTGAGGTGACACCCCTTCCGGAAACTCCTTCCTCGTTCCCTCCTTCACCATACATCATCAACCACAAACGTCGTGGCCCAAGTCTTCTCATCAAGAGTTCCTCTGATTCTGATGTGGATATTCATAATGATGAAAATGTTAATGACAAGAACTTTGATGCTGTTTTTGCAAGTTCAGCTGGTGACCTCCATGTTACTTTTACAAACACTGAACTTGTTAAAGAGGATATGGTGAATGGTGTCTATGACGGCAAACTGGATAGCAGCAATGGTGGTGACCCTGCAAATTGTACCAGAGAAACTGAAAGTAGTATCTTAACCGATTATTTACTCAAGGACAAGTCACTGACATTGAATTTGGACAGAGCTAGAGAGGTTGAAGACTTTTTTGATCCACCAGATTCAATGAGTTTTGCAAGCAACACAGATGGGGAAGAAAATGCAACAGACCTTTCTATGAAATTTAGCAGTCCTATTGGGGAGTATTATGATGCATGGGAAG AATTTTCTTCCACCATGAGTCAAAATTCTATACACGATGTTGATATTGAAGTTGAATTGCGTGAAATGAGATTAAGTATGTTGATAGAGATTGAAAAGCGGAAGAAAGCAGAAGAATCTCTAAATACCATGAGAAGCCAATGGGAAAGTATCAGGCAAGGATTATATCAAGCAGGGATTATATTGCCTGCAGAGCTGACTTCTGTTGCGAAGGATGAGCAGCTAATTTCTGATGGTGTGGAAGATCTATGTCAACAAGTTTATATTGCTAGAATTATATCAAATACCATTGGAAAAGGAATTGCTAGGGCAGAGGTAGAGGCAGAGATGGAAGCTCAACTAGAGGCAAAGAACTTTGATATTGCTCGACTTATGGAACGTCTCCGTTGTTATGAGACCATGAATAGGGAGATGTCTCAGAGGAACCAGGAAGTAGTAG AGATGACACGGCGTGAGAGACAAAGAAGAAACAAGAGGCAGAGATGGATTTGGGGTTCCATCACAACTGTGATTGTTCTTAGTACGGCTGCATTAGCATGGTCTTATCTCCCTATGGATATAGGATCATCCTCTACTGAACGTGATCTGACTCCTGAATATGATGATGCAGTCAAGCAATTCACAACATAA
- the LOC108335131 gene encoding mannan endo-1,4-beta-mannosidase 7 isoform X2, translated as MRLNKEMKHFAFVFLLAILATVEARDGFVRTRGIHFMLNGYPYYANGFNAYWLMYTASDPSQRFKVSNAFREAASHGLTVARTWAFSDSGYRPLQYSPGFYNEQMFTGLDFVISEARKYRIKLILSLVNNYENFGGKKQYVNWARSHGQYLTSDDDFFRSPVVKGYYMNHVRTVLNRYNRFTGIHYKDDPTIMAWELMNEPRCTSDPSGRTIQAWITEMAWFVKSIDRNHLLEAGLEGFYGQSTPQRKRLNPGFNIGTDFIANNRIPAIDFATVHCYPDQWVSSSNVQYQLSFLNNWLSAHFMDAQYAIRKPILLAEFGKSFRGSGYEAYERDEVFNAVYYKVYASAKRGGAAGGALFWQLLTGGMESFQDGYGIMLGQSSSTADLIARQSRKLYLIRKIFARVANMRRWRRGRSSKGFSGSGGGNGGSHVGN; from the exons ATGAGACTGAACAAAGAGATGAAGCATTTTGCCTTTGTGTTTCTTTTGGCCATTCTGGCCACCGTGGAAGCAAGGGATGGTTTCGTCAGAACCAGAGGCATCCACTTCATGCTGAATGGATACCCTTACTATGCAAATGGCTTCAACGCCTACTGGTTAATGTACACAGCTTCTGACCCATCTCAGAGGTTCAAGGTTTCAAATGCCTTCCGAGAAGCAGCAAGTCACGGCCTTACTGTTGCTAGAACTTGGGCCTTCAGTGACAGTGGTTATAGACCTCTACAATATTCCCCTGGCTTCTATAATGAGCAAATGTTCACG GGGTTGGATTTCGTTATATCTGAGGCCAGAAAGTACAGAATTAAGCTGATACTGAGCTTGGTGAACAACTATGAAAACTTCGGAGGCAAGAAGCAGTATGTGAACTGGGCTAGAAGTCACGGACAGTATCTCACTTCAGATGATGATTTCTTCAGGAGCCCTGTTGTTAAGGGTTACTACATGAACCATGTCAGG ACTGTTCTTAACAGATACAACAGATTTACTGGAATCCATTACAAAGATGACCCAACAATCATGGCGTGGGAGCTTATGAATGAACCCAGGTGTACATCGGATCCTTCAGGAAGGACTATTCAG GCGTGGATCACGGAAATGGCTTGGTTTGTGAAATCGATAGACAGAAATCACTTATTGGAGGCAGGACTAGAAGGGTTTTACGGTCAATCAACACCACAGAGAAAAAGATTGAATCCTGGTTTCAACATAGGCACAGATTTCATTGCAAATAACCGAATCCCAGCCATTGATTTTGCAACGGTCCACTGTTACCCCGACCAGTG GGTATCGAGCTCCAACGTTCAGTATCAGCTTTCGTTCTTGAACAACTGGCTCAGTGCTCACTTCATGGACGCGCAATACGCTATAAGGAAACCGATTCTGTTAGCGGAGTTTGGGAAATCGTTTAGGGGTTCCGGGTACGAGGCGTACGAGAGGGATGAAGTGTTCAATGCAGTGTATTACAAAGTATACGCTTCGGCTAAGAGAGGAGGAGCAGCAGGGGGAGCGTTGTTCTGGCAGCTTCTGACCGGGGGAATGGAATCTTTCCAAGACGGGTATGGGATCATGCTTGGCCAGAGTTCCTCTACGGCCGATCTCATTGCGCGCCAGTCTCGGAAGCTCTATCTGATTCGGAAGATCTTCGCGAGGGTTGCGAACATGCGGCGATGGCGAAGGGGAAGATCCAGCAAAGGGTTTTCTGGCTCTGGAGGTGGAAACGGAGGCAGCCACGTCGGCAACTGA
- the LOC108335312 gene encoding lipid phosphate phosphatase epsilon 2, chloroplastic, with protein MAAASSICQAPFTLFQGSNCLKRRKLKNTSLPRCFSPSRSLLCSGFLSRRPLLRRNSFWVSKTMDESVRTSAFRDGEGDENIQVFEQEAFIDGPSPFQSKFLSHEVEYKLNKLSKWIVTALFGGFILWRHDAEALWFTSGSILNALLSVLLKRILNQERPSTLKSDPGMPSSHAQSIFFAVFFVILSGVEWLGLNVFTIAMSGLVLTFGSFFSYLRVSQQLHTVNQVVVGAVIGSIFSILWYWLWNGFILDVFVSSLWVRIVVVLGSVGLCIGFVLFTIRYWLQDD; from the exons ATGGCGGCGGCTTCTTCAATTTGCCAAGCTCCCTTCACTCTTTTTCAGGGGTCAAATTGTCTTAAAcgaagaaaattgaaaaacactTCACTTCCTCGTTGTTTTTCTCCTTCAAGATCCTTACTTTGTAGTGGATTTCTTTCAAGGAGACCTCTTTTGAGAAGGAACTCGTTCTGGGTATCGAAAACTATGGATGAATCCGTGAGAACTTCTGCTTTCAGAGATGGAGAAGGGGATGAAAACATCCAAGTGTTTGAACAGGAAGCTTTCATCGATGGACCATCCCCGTTTCAGTCAAAGTTTTTGTCGCATGAGGTGGAATACAAGCTCAATAAACTG AGCAAGTGGATAGTAACTGCCCTCTTTGGTGGTTTCATTCTTTGGAGGCATGATGCAGAAGCCTTATGGTTTACCTCAGGGTCAATTTTGAATGCATTGCTTTCTGTTTTGCTCAAACGTATACTGAATCAGGAACGACCTTCAACCCTGAAATCTGACCCGGGAATGCCATCTTCACATGCACAATCCATATTCTTTGCTgtcttctttgttattttgTCAG GCGTAGAATGGCTTGGGCTAAATGTATTTACCATTGCCATGAGTGGATTGGTCCTGACATTTGGTTCTTTCTTT TCGTACCTGAGGGTGTCGCAACAGCTTCATACAGTGAACCAAGTGGTTGTTGGAGCTGTAATTGGGTccattttctctattttatgGTACTGGCTGTGGAACGGTTTTATACTGGATGTTTTTGTATCTTCTCTATGGGTTAGAATCGTTGTTGTTTTGGGGTCTGTGGGACTCTGCAtaggttttgttttatttactaTTCGTTATTGGCTTCAAGATGACTAG
- the LOC108335131 gene encoding mannan endo-1,4-beta-mannosidase 7 isoform X1 yields the protein MHEHEMMCENCSRLPFFSVTVASNGPLLCMCSTRRVTVGAAQPILSNCRRTVLLLFLLSLYYYQAYKQEENPYMRLNKEMKHFAFVFLLAILATVEARDGFVRTRGIHFMLNGYPYYANGFNAYWLMYTASDPSQRFKVSNAFREAASHGLTVARTWAFSDSGYRPLQYSPGFYNEQMFTGLDFVISEARKYRIKLILSLVNNYENFGGKKQYVNWARSHGQYLTSDDDFFRSPVVKGYYMNHVRTVLNRYNRFTGIHYKDDPTIMAWELMNEPRCTSDPSGRTIQAWITEMAWFVKSIDRNHLLEAGLEGFYGQSTPQRKRLNPGFNIGTDFIANNRIPAIDFATVHCYPDQWVSSSNVQYQLSFLNNWLSAHFMDAQYAIRKPILLAEFGKSFRGSGYEAYERDEVFNAVYYKVYASAKRGGAAGGALFWQLLTGGMESFQDGYGIMLGQSSSTADLIARQSRKLYLIRKIFARVANMRRWRRGRSSKGFSGSGGGNGGSHVGN from the exons ATGCACGAGCATGAGATGATGTG TGAAAATTGTAGTAGGTTACCATTTTTTTCAGTGACTGTGGCATCTAATGGACCATTGTTATGCATGTGTTCAACACGAAGGGTTACTGTCGGTGCAGCTCAACCA ATTCTTAGCAACTGCCGAAGAACCGTACTTTTGCTTTTTCTCTTATCTCTATACTACTACCAAGCATATAAACAAGAAGAGAACCCATACATGAGACTGAACAAAGAGATGAAGCATTTTGCCTTTGTGTTTCTTTTGGCCATTCTGGCCACCGTGGAAGCAAGGGATGGTTTCGTCAGAACCAGAGGCATCCACTTCATGCTGAATGGATACCCTTACTATGCAAATGGCTTCAACGCCTACTGGTTAATGTACACAGCTTCTGACCCATCTCAGAGGTTCAAGGTTTCAAATGCCTTCCGAGAAGCAGCAAGTCACGGCCTTACTGTTGCTAGAACTTGGGCCTTCAGTGACAGTGGTTATAGACCTCTACAATATTCCCCTGGCTTCTATAATGAGCAAATGTTCACG GGGTTGGATTTCGTTATATCTGAGGCCAGAAAGTACAGAATTAAGCTGATACTGAGCTTGGTGAACAACTATGAAAACTTCGGAGGCAAGAAGCAGTATGTGAACTGGGCTAGAAGTCACGGACAGTATCTCACTTCAGATGATGATTTCTTCAGGAGCCCTGTTGTTAAGGGTTACTACATGAACCATGTCAGG ACTGTTCTTAACAGATACAACAGATTTACTGGAATCCATTACAAAGATGACCCAACAATCATGGCGTGGGAGCTTATGAATGAACCCAGGTGTACATCGGATCCTTCAGGAAGGACTATTCAG GCGTGGATCACGGAAATGGCTTGGTTTGTGAAATCGATAGACAGAAATCACTTATTGGAGGCAGGACTAGAAGGGTTTTACGGTCAATCAACACCACAGAGAAAAAGATTGAATCCTGGTTTCAACATAGGCACAGATTTCATTGCAAATAACCGAATCCCAGCCATTGATTTTGCAACGGTCCACTGTTACCCCGACCAGTG GGTATCGAGCTCCAACGTTCAGTATCAGCTTTCGTTCTTGAACAACTGGCTCAGTGCTCACTTCATGGACGCGCAATACGCTATAAGGAAACCGATTCTGTTAGCGGAGTTTGGGAAATCGTTTAGGGGTTCCGGGTACGAGGCGTACGAGAGGGATGAAGTGTTCAATGCAGTGTATTACAAAGTATACGCTTCGGCTAAGAGAGGAGGAGCAGCAGGGGGAGCGTTGTTCTGGCAGCTTCTGACCGGGGGAATGGAATCTTTCCAAGACGGGTATGGGATCATGCTTGGCCAGAGTTCCTCTACGGCCGATCTCATTGCGCGCCAGTCTCGGAAGCTCTATCTGATTCGGAAGATCTTCGCGAGGGTTGCGAACATGCGGCGATGGCGAAGGGGAAGATCCAGCAAAGGGTTTTCTGGCTCTGGAGGTGGAAACGGAGGCAGCCACGTCGGCAACTGA